The proteins below come from a single Periophthalmus magnuspinnatus isolate fPerMag1 chromosome 7, fPerMag1.2.pri, whole genome shotgun sequence genomic window:
- the LOC117373632 gene encoding uncharacterized protein LOC117373632: protein MGLWSGHHKALSPIEKPEKAGASKAAYTKTFTQRLNCDDFNGDFIENTTFVPSLLADLKAKLTVNKGDYLFNVSWAIAIDSTLKYIQGTVITISPKTMKCEYVPPLKDIHIPENHKAPIWFHHTIPHPGHADSYLVVAVNIPLPPRQSNPSHTPYKYWTMSAPRISDETEVVSPTNQVQSTLTTSVPFVDRGGPSSVGGLVICGGLIVCVMLLLFAYVIYKVCAARLAVRYKKVGPGANGPCVPVLVVYPAKSEQFQCAVGALVEFLQQYGGCSVAVDMWQQGSVAKLGPMRWLLEQVQAARTVLIVAAQPSSLPSPQPLPIPGASIPAAAQDLYPLVLNLVAGQAKNSSDLAKFWVVHFGKSASLTSELRACQTFSLMKDLNKLCRCLHKHKQDDSMKIANLFLSGNLYSRDSTEKLRAAVQALNGQQVSGAKDQEAA, encoded by the exons atgggtctttgGAGTggtcatcacaaagccctgagcCCTATTGAAAAACCTGAGAAGGCAGGAGCGAGCAAGGCAGCCTacaccaaaacttttactcag CGTCTGAACTGTGATGATTTTAATG GTGATTTCATTGAGAATACGACCTTCGTCCCGTCTTTGCTGGCCGACCTGAAGGCCAAATTGACAGTGAACAAAGGAGACTATTTGTTTAACGTTAGCTGGGCCATTGCCATTGACA GTACTCTCAAATACATTCAAGGCACTGTTATCACCATATCaccaaaaacaatgaaatgtgaaTATGTGCCACCCTTGAAAGATATCCATATTCCAGAGAACCACAAGGCACCG ATTTGGTTCCACCACACCATACCACATCCAGGCCACGCTGATAGCTACTTGGTTGTAGCCGTCAACATTCCTCTGCCCCCGCGCCAGAGCAACCCTTCCCACACACCATACAAATATTGGACTATGTCTGCGCCAAGAATATCTGATGAGACTGAGGTTGTTTCTCCAACAA ATCAAGTTCAGTCTACACTTACAACTTCAG TCCCATTTGTTGACAGAGGGGGGCCCTCTTCGGTTGGAGGTTTGGTCATCTGTGGAGGGTTGATCGTCTGTGTAATGCTCTTGCTCTTTGCATATGTCATAT ACAAAGTGTGTGCTGCCCGCCTTGCCGTCAGGTATAAGAAGGTGGGTCCGGGTGCAAATGGTCCATGCGTGCCTGTGCTGGTGGTGTACCCGGCGAAGAGCGAGCAGTTCCAGTGTGCCGTAGGGGCTCTGGTGGAGTTCCTGCAGCAGTATGGAGGCTGCAGCGTGGCAGTGGACATGTGGCAGCAGGGGAGCGTGGCTAAGCTGGGGCCCATGCGCTGGCTTCTGGAGCAGGTGCAGGCTGCCCGCACGGTGCTCATCGTGGCTGCACAG CCTTCTTCCCTGCCCTCACCCCAGCCTCTCCCCATCCCTGGAGCCAGCATCCCTGCAGCAGCTCAGGACCTGTACCCCCTGGTCCTAAACCTGGTGGCAGGTCAGGCTAAGAACAGCTCAGATCTGGCTAAGTTCTGGGTGGTGCACTTTGGAAAGAGTGCTTCACTAACCTCGGAGCTTAGGGCCTGTCAGACATTTAGTCTGATGAAAGATTTGAACAAGCTGTGTCGATGTCTTCACAAGCACAAACAGGATGACAGCATGAAGATAGCGAATCTCTTCTTGTCTGGAAACTTGTACAGCAGAGATAGCACAGAGAAGCTACGTGCTGCGGTGCAAGCTTTAAATGGACAGCAAGTGAGTGGGGCTAAAGATCAGGAAGCTGCATAA